The following coding sequences are from one Kushneria phosphatilytica window:
- the hexR gene encoding transcriptional regulator HexR, whose protein sequence is MSTFMFDELRARLPQFRRSEQKVARFVLRHAEEVLNLRLADLAKRVNVSEPTVIRFCRAIDCEGYQDFKLRLAQTLATGAQFSEFSMNETDSVADFSRSIFDSTVGTLLSVRDRLDANAISEAIAALAEANRVEFYGFGASGAVAVDAQHKFFRLRISTTAYSDPHMQHMSAVTLTEHDVVVAISQTGRTRSLLSSVEIALEHGATVIGLCPAGSPLAQLCSVGLYIDVFEDREVYRPLSSRIAHLVMIDILAVGVARSRGPQLTEHLMAVKRSLVPLRTDERDPFAQLRRDRTPPEDDEV, encoded by the coding sequence ATGAGTACCTTCATGTTCGATGAGCTGCGCGCCAGACTGCCGCAGTTCCGGCGTTCGGAGCAGAAGGTGGCGCGTTTTGTGCTGCGCCACGCCGAGGAGGTACTGAATCTGCGTCTGGCCGATCTGGCAAAGCGCGTCAATGTCAGTGAGCCGACGGTGATTCGTTTCTGCCGTGCGATCGACTGCGAAGGCTATCAGGACTTCAAGCTGCGTCTGGCACAGACACTGGCCACCGGCGCCCAGTTTTCCGAGTTCTCGATGAACGAGACCGACAGCGTTGCCGACTTTTCGCGCAGTATCTTCGACTCCACTGTGGGGACGCTGCTGTCGGTACGCGACCGGCTCGATGCCAATGCCATCAGCGAGGCGATCGCGGCCCTGGCCGAAGCCAACCGGGTCGAATTCTACGGTTTCGGCGCCTCGGGCGCCGTTGCGGTGGATGCCCAGCACAAGTTCTTCCGGCTGCGTATTTCCACCACTGCCTACAGTGACCCGCACATGCAGCACATGTCGGCGGTCACCCTGACCGAACACGATGTGGTGGTGGCCATTTCGCAGACCGGTCGGACCCGCTCGCTGCTTTCCAGCGTTGAAATTGCACTGGAACACGGTGCGACCGTCATCGGCCTGTGTCCTGCCGGCTCGCCGCTGGCCCAGCTGTGTTCGGTCGGTCTTTATATCGATGTCTTCGAGGATCGCGAGGTCTATCGGCCACTGAGTTCACGCATCGCTCACCTGGTGATGATCGATATTCTCGCCGTCGGCGTCGCTCGTTCGCGCGGCCCGCAATTGACCGAGCATCTGATGGCAGTCAAGCGCAGTCTGGTGCCGCTGCGAACCGATGAGCGTGATCCCTTCGCACAGCTGCGTCGCGATCGGACACCACCGGAGGATGATGAGGTCTGA
- the phoU gene encoding phosphate signaling complex protein PhoU: protein MDITNDRHSQHISSQFNQELESLKTHLMGMGGLVERQIQEAVAALLDNDSRAAEKVRDNDRQVNEMQLRIDDECTQILARRQPAASDLRLVLAVTRAASDLERIGDEANKIARNALTLIELGETTRGYTEVRRIAGQVREMVRQSLTAFARFDTELALGVLEDDETVDEEYRSAMRSLVTFMMEDPRAISPVLHVLWILRALERVGDHANNLAESVIYLVKGLDIRHAPEHPRASLSRKRGDRDADNDTDKA, encoded by the coding sequence ATGGACATTACCAACGATCGACACAGCCAGCATATTTCCAGTCAGTTCAATCAGGAGCTTGAGTCGCTCAAGACGCATCTGATGGGCATGGGCGGACTGGTCGAGCGGCAGATTCAGGAAGCCGTGGCGGCGCTGCTGGACAATGACAGTCGGGCTGCCGAAAAAGTCCGCGACAATGACCGGCAGGTCAACGAGATGCAGCTGCGCATCGATGACGAATGTACCCAGATTCTGGCGCGTCGACAGCCGGCGGCTTCCGATCTGCGTCTGGTGCTGGCCGTAACGCGAGCTGCTTCCGATCTTGAGCGGATCGGTGACGAAGCCAACAAGATTGCCCGCAACGCCCTGACCCTGATCGAACTGGGCGAGACTACCCGCGGTTATACCGAGGTGCGTCGTATCGCCGGCCAGGTTCGGGAAATGGTGCGCCAGTCGCTGACGGCGTTTGCCCGCTTTGATACCGAGCTGGCGCTGGGTGTGCTGGAGGATGACGAAACCGTCGACGAAGAGTACCGCAGTGCCATGCGCTCACTGGTGACCTTCATGATGGAGGACCCCCGGGCCATCAGCCCGGTGCTGCATGTGCTGTGGATTCTGCGTGCCCTGGAACGGGTTGGCGATCATGCCAACAATCTCGCCGAATCGGTGATCTATCTGGTCAAGGGACTGGATATCCGCCATGCGCCGGAGCATCCGCGTGCTTCGCTGAGTCGCAAGCGCGGGGACAGGGATGCGGATAACGACACCGACAAGGCGTAG
- the uvrD gene encoding DNA helicase II has translation MDASPLLDSLNPAQRDAVGAPQGNLLVLAGAGSGKTRVLVHRIAWMLSVEGLSPWSILAVTFTNKAAREMRARLETLIDTSLRGMWVGTFHSISHRLLRTHWRDAGLAEHFQIIDSDDQLRLVKRLLREYSIDDERFPPKQVQYFIGGCKEEGLRPGDVDPHGDQYMAQMVELYTLYQQACERSGLVDFGELLLRALELLRDNPRLLAHYRERFQHLLVDEFQDTNTLQYAWLKLLAGDRACLTAVGDDDQSIYGWRGAKVENLERFRSEFPDTRLVRLEQNYRSTSAILETANALIRNNAGRMGKELWTEVEAGEKIRVYGGFNDLDEARFIVDTIAEQVREGRMRREFAILYRSNAQSRVIEESLIRAGVPYRIYGGQRFYERLEIKNALAYLRLLISRDDDASLERVINVPARGIGTRSVEMLRARARDEGTSLWQAVNDAPAAGILKGRAASSVRAFSDLIDQLDNDTQGLALHEIIDHVIRATGLIEHHRAEKGEKGQARVENLEELVSAAKAYAQGDAFEAIDDGASNSLGEFLSEAALNSGEHEADEFEDAVQMMTLHSAKGLEFPVVFIAGVEEGLFPHRMSLEEPGRLEEERRLCYVGITRAMERLYLTHAETRRLHGKETWQRPSRFLRELPEEYLEEVRLRGQVSRPMSAQGGSAGIRQESVEGDDEQPSLSLGQWVRHPVFGEGVIINAEGQGQRARVQVSFEHEGDKWLVLGFAKLEALT, from the coding sequence ATGGACGCATCGCCTCTGCTCGACTCTCTCAATCCGGCGCAGCGCGACGCCGTCGGTGCACCCCAGGGTAACCTGCTGGTGCTGGCCGGTGCCGGCTCCGGCAAGACCCGGGTGCTGGTCCACCGCATTGCCTGGATGCTCTCGGTCGAAGGGCTTTCGCCGTGGTCGATTCTCGCCGTCACCTTTACCAACAAGGCGGCACGCGAGATGCGGGCGCGGCTGGAAACGCTGATCGATACCTCGCTGCGAGGCATGTGGGTGGGGACCTTCCACTCCATCTCGCATCGATTGTTGCGTACCCACTGGCGCGATGCCGGGCTGGCCGAGCACTTCCAGATCATCGACAGCGACGATCAGCTCCGGCTGGTCAAAAGATTGCTGCGCGAATACAGCATCGATGATGAGCGCTTCCCGCCCAAACAGGTGCAGTACTTCATCGGTGGCTGCAAGGAGGAAGGGCTGCGACCGGGGGATGTCGATCCCCATGGCGATCAGTACATGGCGCAAATGGTCGAGCTCTATACCCTCTATCAGCAGGCGTGTGAGCGCAGCGGGCTGGTCGATTTCGGCGAACTGCTGCTGCGTGCGCTCGAACTTCTGCGCGACAATCCGCGTCTGCTGGCGCACTATCGCGAGCGTTTTCAACACCTGCTGGTCGATGAGTTTCAGGATACCAATACCCTGCAATACGCCTGGCTGAAGCTGCTGGCCGGTGATCGGGCCTGTCTGACCGCTGTCGGCGACGATGACCAGTCGATCTACGGCTGGCGTGGCGCGAAGGTGGAGAATCTGGAGCGCTTTCGCAGCGAGTTTCCCGATACCCGTCTGGTACGGCTCGAGCAAAACTATCGTTCCACCAGCGCCATTCTGGAAACCGCCAACGCGCTGATTCGCAACAATGCCGGACGCATGGGCAAGGAGCTGTGGACCGAGGTCGAGGCGGGCGAGAAGATTCGGGTCTATGGGGGCTTCAACGATCTTGATGAGGCACGCTTCATCGTTGACACCATCGCCGAACAGGTTCGCGAAGGCCGAATGCGACGCGAGTTCGCCATCCTGTATCGCTCCAATGCGCAATCGCGAGTGATCGAGGAATCGCTGATTCGCGCCGGAGTGCCCTACCGCATTTATGGAGGGCAGCGCTTCTACGAACGCCTCGAGATCAAGAATGCACTGGCCTATCTGCGGCTGCTGATTTCACGCGACGATGATGCCTCGCTGGAACGGGTGATCAACGTACCGGCCCGTGGGATCGGGACTCGCAGTGTCGAAATGCTGCGAGCGCGGGCTCGTGATGAAGGCACCTCGCTGTGGCAGGCGGTCAACGATGCACCGGCCGCCGGTATTCTCAAGGGGCGCGCCGCCAGCTCGGTGCGCGCCTTCAGCGATCTGATCGATCAGCTCGATAACGATACCCAGGGATTGGCACTCCACGAGATCATCGATCATGTCATCCGCGCCACCGGGCTGATTGAACACCATCGCGCCGAGAAGGGCGAAAAGGGGCAGGCTCGGGTCGAGAATCTCGAGGAGCTGGTCAGCGCCGCGAAGGCCTATGCCCAGGGCGATGCCTTCGAGGCCATCGATGATGGGGCCAGCAATTCGCTGGGTGAATTCCTCTCCGAAGCGGCGCTCAACTCCGGTGAGCACGAAGCCGACGAATTCGAGGATGCGGTGCAGATGATGACACTGCACTCCGCCAAGGGACTCGAATTTCCGGTGGTCTTTATCGCCGGAGTCGAAGAGGGACTTTTCCCGCACAGGATGTCACTGGAGGAGCCGGGAAGACTCGAGGAGGAGCGCCGGCTCTGTTATGTCGGCATCACCCGGGCGATGGAACGTCTCTATCTGACTCATGCCGAAACCCGGCGCCTGCACGGCAAGGAGACCTGGCAAAGGCCTTCGCGGTTTTTGCGCGAGCTCCCGGAAGAGTACCTCGAGGAAGTGCGTCTGCGTGGTCAGGTGTCACGGCCGATGTCGGCACAGGGCGGCAGTGCAGGTATTCGACAGGAATCGGTTGAGGGCGATGATGAGCAGCCGTCACTGTCACTGGGGCAGTGGGTGCGTCATCCGGTCTTCGGTGAAGGCGTCATCATCAATGCCGAGGGTCAGGGGCAGCGGGCCCGGGTACAGGTCAGTTTCGAGCACGAGGGTGACAAGTGGCTGGTGCTGGGATTTGCCAAACTCGAGGCGCTGACCTGA